One window from the genome of Rhodobacteraceae bacterium S2214 encodes:
- the yajC gene encoding preprotein translocase subunit YajC — protein sequence MQGIESLVPLLLIFGIMYFLLIRPQQKKLKEHQAMVSALRRGDQVITQGGVMGKVTKVKDDSNEVEVEIAQGVNVRVVRSTIATVVNKTEPAK from the coding sequence ATGCAGGGTATTGAATCACTCGTTCCATTGCTTCTCATTTTCGGGATCATGTACTTCCTTTTGATCCGTCCACAGCAAAAGAAGCTGAAGGAACATCAGGCAATGGTATCTGCATTGCGTCGCGGCGATCAGGTGATCACCCAAGGTGGCGTGATGGGCAAAGTGACAAAGGTTAAAGACGACAGCAACGAAGTTGAAGTTGAAATCGCACAAGGCGTGAACGTGCGCGTTGTACGGTCCACAATCGCGACTGTTGTGAACAAGACCGAACCAGCCAAATAA
- the ccmA gene encoding heme ABC exporter ATP-binding protein CcmA: MLEVRDLTCTRGGIAVLANVGFAVKVGEALVLRGPNGIGKTTLLRTIAGLQPALKGDVIAEPETTAYASHADGVKDALTVRENLAFWAEVHGGKLDDAAFDHFEIADLKDRIAGTLSAGQKRRLGLSRLAVVGRPVLLLDEPTVSLDGFSVKMFAKFLAEQHLALGGAAVIATHIDLGLDLPELDLTPFKAVETDNDGASDEAFL, encoded by the coding sequence ATGCTGGAGGTCCGTGATCTGACCTGTACGCGCGGCGGTATCGCTGTGCTTGCAAATGTTGGATTTGCGGTGAAGGTGGGCGAAGCATTGGTGCTGCGCGGGCCCAACGGGATCGGGAAGACGACGTTACTGCGGACGATCGCGGGACTGCAACCTGCGCTGAAAGGCGACGTGATCGCGGAACCCGAAACAACGGCCTACGCAAGCCACGCCGACGGCGTGAAAGATGCGCTGACAGTGCGCGAAAACCTTGCGTTCTGGGCTGAAGTCCACGGCGGAAAGTTGGACGACGCAGCCTTCGACCACTTTGAAATCGCAGACCTGAAAGACCGGATCGCGGGGACATTATCGGCGGGGCAAAAGCGCCGGTTGGGCCTGTCGCGTTTGGCCGTGGTCGGGCGACCCGTTTTGTTGCTGGACGAACCGACGGTGTCGCTTGACGGGTTTTCCGTCAAGATGTTCGCGAAATTCTTGGCGGAGCAGCATTTGGCACTAGGCGGTGCGGCCGTGATCGCCACCCACATCGACCTCGGGCTGGACCTGCCGGAACTGGATCTGACACCGTTCAAAGCCGTTGAGACCGACAACGACGGGGCGTCGGACGAGGCGTTTTTATGA
- the serS gene encoding serine--tRNA ligase, with protein sequence MHDIRMIRDNPAAFDAALSRRGDAPLSSEILAIDTARREKIQAAETAQADANKAAKEVGAAKGRGDEDEFQRLRALVSEKKAQIATLNDEAKAEDQRLTDLLATIPNLPYDDVPEGADEDDNVEVKKWGEPREMSFAKEHFEIPAAIPGLDFATAGKLSGSRFVNMKGAVARVHRALGQFMIDVHVEENGLEEISTPVLVRDEAMYGTDKLPKFGDDSYQTTNGWWLIPTSEVTLTYSVAGDVLEAADLPRRMTAHTLCFRSEAGSAGRDTSGMLRQHQFEKVEMVTVCHPDTSDDEQKRMLRCAEDILERLEVPYRTVLLCTGDMGFGARRTYDIEAWLPGQNTYREISSVSTTGDFQARRMNARFKPEGGGKPEFVHTLNGSGLAVGRALIAVLENGQQENGSINLPTALHPYLRGKTAITADGTLV encoded by the coding sequence ATGCATGATATCCGCATGATCCGTGACAATCCCGCCGCTTTCGATGCGGCCCTGTCTCGCCGTGGAGATGCGCCCTTGTCGTCCGAGATTTTGGCGATTGATACAGCACGCCGCGAGAAAATTCAGGCCGCTGAAACGGCGCAAGCTGACGCGAACAAAGCCGCCAAAGAAGTCGGTGCCGCCAAGGGCCGTGGCGACGAGGATGAATTCCAGCGTCTGCGTGCGCTTGTGTCTGAAAAGAAGGCGCAAATCGCCACGCTGAACGACGAAGCCAAAGCCGAAGACCAGCGTTTGACTGACCTTTTGGCGACGATCCCGAACCTGCCGTATGACGACGTTCCCGAAGGCGCAGATGAAGACGACAACGTCGAAGTCAAGAAATGGGGCGAACCGCGCGAGATGAGCTTTGCGAAGGAACACTTTGAAATTCCAGCAGCAATTCCGGGTCTTGATTTCGCGACGGCTGGCAAATTGTCCGGTTCCCGCTTTGTGAACATGAAAGGCGCTGTCGCCCGCGTTCACCGCGCCTTGGGTCAATTCATGATCGATGTGCATGTCGAAGAAAACGGGTTGGAAGAGATTTCGACGCCAGTTCTGGTCCGTGACGAAGCCATGTATGGCACCGACAAATTGCCGAAATTTGGTGACGACAGCTACCAGACAACAAATGGCTGGTGGTTGATCCCGACGTCCGAAGTGACCCTGACCTATTCCGTCGCAGGTGACGTGCTGGAAGCCGCCGACCTGCCCCGCCGCATGACCGCCCACACGTTGTGCTTCCGGTCTGAAGCTGGTTCAGCGGGCCGCGATACGTCCGGTATGTTGCGTCAGCACCAGTTCGAAAAAGTCGAGATGGTGACAGTTTGTCACCCCGACACATCCGACGACGAACAAAAACGTATGCTGCGCTGCGCCGAGGATATTCTTGAACGCCTCGAAGTTCCATATCGCACGGTTCTGCTTTGCACCGGCGACATGGGCTTTGGCGCGCGTCGCACCTACGACATTGAAGCATGGCTGCCCGGTCAGAACACCTACCGCGAGATATCAAGCGTCTCTACCACGGGTGATTTCCAAGCACGTCGCATGAATGCACGGTTTAAACCCGAAGGCGGCGGCAAACCCGAATTCGTCCATACGCTGAACGGCTCTGGCCTTGCAGTTGGGCGTGCGTTGATTGCAGTGCTCGAAAACGGACAGCAGGAAAACGGTTCAATCAATCTGCCAACTGCCCTGCACCCGTACCTGCGTGGCAAAACGGCCATCACAGCCGACGGCACTCTCGTTTAA
- the secD gene encoding protein translocase subunit SecD, translated as MLQISAFKQTMIWLTCAVGLLLALPNGFYTNVEKHNDAAVLIDGGQTNEELEADYGLWPDFLPSGLVNLGLDLRGGAHLLAEVQVEQVYASVMDGMWPEVRDTLVAERDAIGFVQRDLDAPEDVLRFSISEETGVARALELVRGLAQPIVSLTGAGASNIEVTANGNIFTVTLSEAEKQAVDERTILQSLEIIRRRIDEVGTREPTIQRQGTSRILIQVPGIGSAEEVKELIGTTAQLTFQPVVGRVSDPGEAPGSGNEIVPSLDEPGVYYILERTPVVTGEELTDAQPAFDQNSRPAVNFRFNPTGARKFGDYTLENIGAPFAIVLDNEVISAPTIQSHIPGGSGIITGDFSVAESTNLAVLLRAGALPAELTFLEERTIGPELGQDSIDAGKIACIIAGLGILIYMALSYGLFGIFANVALIINVGLIFGLLSMIGATLTLPGIAGIVLTIGMAVDANVIIFERIKEEMKTAKGSARAIELGYEKALSSILDANVTTFITALILFLAGSGPVRGFAITLGLGIITSVFTAIFVTRAIIVIWYGRKKPKVLPIKGFLKLVKDNTAFDFFSRAKLWLGMSAVLVVVAFGSFMYQGLNYGIDFQGGTSIRTQSEQTIDVGEYRAAIAPLDLGDVSITEVFDPNFADDQNVAMIRIQAQDGQESVAVETIDAVKGALLAIDSTVTFPSVESVGPKVSGELIKTAFIAVAMAVGAILLYIWLRFEWQFAVGAVLALVHDVVLTIGIFSELQIKFDLAIIAALLTIVGYSINDTVIVFDRVRENLRKYKQKPLKEVLNISINETLSRTLMTSVTTMLALLALFILGGDVIRGFVFAMMWGVFIGTYSSVFVATAALLMLGVKRDWSKKAPTVGNQYANIDA; from the coding sequence ATGCTCCAGATTTCTGCATTCAAGCAAACCATGATCTGGCTGACCTGCGCGGTTGGCCTTTTGCTGGCTTTGCCCAACGGCTTTTACACGAACGTGGAAAAGCACAATGATGCGGCGGTCCTGATCGACGGTGGTCAAACAAACGAAGAGCTAGAGGCTGATTACGGCCTTTGGCCTGACTTCTTGCCGTCCGGTCTGGTTAATCTTGGCCTTGATCTGCGCGGCGGTGCGCATCTGCTTGCCGAAGTGCAGGTCGAACAGGTTTACGCGTCCGTGATGGATGGCATGTGGCCAGAAGTCCGCGATACGTTGGTCGCCGAACGTGACGCGATTGGGTTTGTCCAACGCGATCTAGACGCACCCGAAGATGTGCTGCGGTTCTCGATCTCCGAAGAAACGGGTGTTGCCCGTGCGTTGGAACTGGTCCGCGGTTTGGCCCAGCCAATTGTCAGCCTGACAGGTGCAGGTGCCAGCAACATCGAAGTGACGGCCAACGGCAATATCTTCACCGTAACTCTGTCCGAGGCCGAAAAGCAGGCGGTAGACGAACGCACGATCCTGCAATCGCTTGAGATTATTCGCCGCCGGATCGACGAAGTGGGCACACGCGAACCGACAATTCAGCGTCAGGGTACATCGCGTATCTTGATCCAAGTCCCGGGCATCGGGTCCGCCGAAGAAGTCAAAGAACTGATCGGCACGACCGCGCAACTGACATTCCAGCCCGTCGTAGGCCGTGTCAGCGATCCGGGCGAAGCGCCGGGTTCAGGCAACGAAATCGTGCCGTCCTTGGATGAACCGGGTGTGTATTACATCCTCGAACGGACACCTGTGGTGACCGGTGAGGAACTCACCGACGCGCAGCCTGCGTTCGATCAGAACAGCCGTCCTGCCGTGAATTTCCGGTTCAACCCAACGGGTGCCCGTAAATTCGGTGACTATACGCTAGAAAACATTGGCGCGCCTTTTGCGATTGTTTTGGATAACGAAGTGATCAGCGCCCCAACGATCCAAAGCCACATTCCAGGCGGGTCCGGCATCATTACAGGTGACTTTAGCGTCGCCGAATCCACAAACCTTGCTGTTCTTTTGCGGGCAGGGGCATTGCCTGCGGAACTGACGTTCCTCGAAGAACGGACGATCGGGCCAGAGCTGGGCCAAGACAGCATCGATGCAGGTAAAATCGCCTGTATCATCGCGGGCTTGGGTATTCTGATCTACATGGCGTTGTCCTACGGTCTGTTCGGCATCTTTGCGAACGTCGCCCTGATCATCAACGTCGGCCTGATCTTTGGCCTGTTGTCGATGATTGGTGCCACGCTGACCTTGCCGGGTATCGCGGGGATCGTGTTGACGATCGGTATGGCGGTGGATGCGAACGTCATCATCTTTGAGCGGATCAAAGAAGAAATGAAAACCGCCAAAGGATCGGCCCGCGCGATTGAGCTGGGCTATGAAAAGGCGCTGTCTTCCATTCTGGATGCGAACGTCACGACCTTCATCACGGCGTTGATCCTTTTCCTTGCAGGGTCCGGTCCTGTAAGGGGCTTTGCGATCACCTTGGGGCTGGGGATCATCACATCCGTCTTCACCGCTATCTTTGTGACCCGTGCGATCATCGTGATCTGGTATGGCCGTAAGAAACCGAAGGTCCTGCCGATCAAGGGCTTCTTGAAGTTGGTCAAGGACAACACTGCATTCGACTTCTTTAGCCGTGCTAAATTGTGGCTGGGAATGTCGGCGGTTCTGGTTGTCGTGGCCTTTGGTTCCTTCATGTATCAGGGCCTGAACTACGGCATTGATTTCCAAGGCGGGACATCCATCCGGACCCAATCAGAGCAAACAATCGACGTCGGTGAATACCGTGCCGCGATTGCGCCGCTGGACCTTGGCGATGTGTCGATTACCGAAGTCTTCGATCCAAACTTTGCCGATGACCAAAACGTCGCAATGATCCGCATCCAAGCTCAAGACGGTCAGGAAAGTGTCGCGGTTGAAACCATTGATGCGGTCAAAGGCGCGTTGCTGGCGATTGATAGCACTGTGACATTCCCGTCAGTCGAATCCGTTGGTCCAAAGGTGTCTGGCGAATTGATCAAGACCGCGTTCATCGCCGTGGCGATGGCTGTGGGCGCGATCCTGCTCTACATTTGGCTGCGGTTCGAATGGCAGTTCGCGGTGGGTGCTGTTCTGGCACTTGTCCACGATGTGGTGCTGACCATTGGGATTTTCTCGGAACTGCAGATCAAGTTCGATCTAGCCATTATCGCGGCGCTTTTGACCATCGTTGGCTATTCGATCAACGATACGGTGATTGTGTTTGACCGCGTGCGGGAAAACCTGCGCAAGTACAAACAAAAGCCGCTGAAAGAGGTGCTGAACATCTCGATCAACGAAACGCTGAGCCGGACCTTGATGACCTCCGTCACCACGATGCTGGCGCTTCTTGCGTTGTTCATCCTTGGCGGTGACGTAATCCGTGGCTTCGTCTTTGCGATGATGTGGGGCGTGTTTATCGGGACGTATTCATCCGTGTTCGTGGCGACCGCAGCCCTGTTGATGCTTGGCGTCAAACGTGACTGGTCCAAGAAGGCGCCAACTGTCGGCAACCAATACGCCAACATCGACGCTTAA
- a CDS encoding DUF2235 domain-containing protein, with amino-acid sequence MKRIAIFCDGTWNTHDAPHPTNVVRMAQAVRLTAEDGMTQHVIYQIGVGSGRGGNKIAKTLDKFGGGALGWGLTENIEEVYRALVFCYEPGDEVYIFGFSRGAYTARSLAGMIRSCGIPPRDAVGRIPEALARYRSRDPETKPDDPESFLFRRDFSPYTATSEAEFNWRVQTKAGLCVKLNLAYLGVWDTVGALGVPGFLAAAKLFNRKYQFHDTDLSRSVASARHAVAIDERRRTFPPSLWDNLDRLNKLALAGEDDVTLDPATVGDWPYRQEWFPGDHGTIGGGVAKGGLAAASFGWIAEGARTAGLDMRTEVIEKIAAGYNVRESVMSKKAGMLSGMLGFLSQDRAGPSDPITVADVTKARIACDANYRPSTLAKVMDAVQRTLGKDPLLPPD; translated from the coding sequence ATGAAACGGATTGCGATTTTTTGTGACGGCACGTGGAACACGCATGATGCGCCACATCCCACGAACGTGGTGCGTATGGCGCAGGCGGTGCGGCTCACGGCCGAAGATGGAATGACCCAGCACGTGATCTACCAGATCGGCGTGGGGTCGGGGCGCGGCGGCAATAAGATTGCAAAAACGCTGGATAAATTCGGGGGCGGGGCGCTTGGTTGGGGGCTGACCGAGAATATCGAAGAGGTCTACCGCGCCTTGGTGTTTTGCTATGAACCGGGGGACGAAGTCTACATCTTCGGCTTTTCACGGGGCGCATATACGGCGCGGTCGCTGGCAGGTATGATCCGGTCTTGTGGCATTCCGCCGCGCGATGCGGTCGGGCGGATACCAGAAGCGTTGGCGCGATACCGATCCCGCGATCCTGAAACCAAGCCGGACGATCCCGAAAGTTTCTTATTCCGCCGTGATTTTTCGCCCTACACCGCCACCAGCGAGGCCGAGTTTAACTGGCGTGTGCAAACCAAAGCGGGGCTTTGTGTTAAACTGAACCTTGCCTATTTGGGGGTCTGGGACACGGTTGGTGCGTTAGGTGTTCCGGGGTTTTTGGCGGCAGCAAAGCTGTTCAACAGGAAATATCAGTTTCACGATACCGATCTGTCGCGCAGTGTCGCATCTGCCCGCCATGCGGTTGCCATTGACGAACGCCGCCGGACGTTCCCGCCATCGCTATGGGATAATCTGGACCGCCTGAACAAACTTGCGTTGGCTGGCGAGGACGACGTGACCCTCGACCCCGCAACCGTCGGCGATTGGCCGTATCGTCAGGAGTGGTTTCCGGGCGATCACGGAACGATTGGCGGCGGCGTTGCAAAGGGTGGTTTGGCGGCCGCCAGTTTTGGTTGGATCGCGGAAGGTGCGCGGACTGCCGGATTGGACATGCGGACCGAGGTCATCGAGAAAATCGCCGCAGGCTATAACGTGCGTGAATCCGTGATGAGCAAGAAAGCCGGCATGCTCAGCGGTATGTTAGGATTCTTGTCCCAAGACAGGGCAGGACCTTCAGACCCAATCACAGTGGCCGATGTGACGAAGGCGCGGATTGCCTGTGACGCCAATTATCGGCCTAGCACATTGGCAAAAGTCATGGATGCGGTGCAGCGAACCCTTGGAAAGGATCCGCTGCTACCACCTGATTAA
- a CDS encoding PQQ-like beta-propeller repeat protein, whose amino-acid sequence MTGYFRFSAVCAFAVLLGCGETDVILPGERFDIRPQQNIVNQALPISLPGQVANASWTHRNGNASHQLTHPALSGAPRQVFATSIGEGDSRRARITADPVVSNGVIYTLDARANVTATATSGTRLWSVNLTPGSDGARDASGGGVAIAAGRVFVTTGFGEVVMLDAATGGEVWTQDLDAPGVSAPTVFGDLAYIVGRDGTGWALEVDSGRIRWQLSATPALGVFGGGAGVAVDSGIAVFPFPSGEVVATFPEGGLRRWSTVVSGARTGSAAATISDIAGDPVIKGNDVYVGNFAGQIVKLDVSNGDRIWTAQEGAVSPVWPVGNAVFAVNDLNELVRLNDSDGTPVWKVQLPGLLEAGTFGSSNEVVAHYGPVLAGGRLIVASSDGVIRQFDPVSGALVGAIPLEGGAASNPVVAGQTLYVVSKTGQLHAFR is encoded by the coding sequence GTGACAGGGTATTTCCGATTTAGCGCGGTGTGCGCCTTTGCAGTCCTGCTTGGCTGTGGAGAAACAGACGTGATCCTTCCGGGAGAACGTTTCGACATTCGCCCGCAGCAGAATATCGTCAATCAGGCATTGCCGATTTCGTTGCCCGGTCAAGTCGCGAATGCGTCATGGACACATCGCAACGGTAACGCTTCGCATCAGCTCACCCATCCCGCTTTGTCTGGCGCACCGCGTCAGGTGTTTGCGACTTCCATCGGCGAAGGCGACAGCCGGCGGGCCCGTATTACAGCGGACCCCGTTGTCTCTAACGGTGTGATCTACACGCTTGATGCGCGTGCAAATGTGACAGCGACTGCCACCAGCGGGACGCGGCTTTGGTCAGTGAACCTGACACCGGGCAGTGACGGGGCGCGTGATGCGTCTGGCGGTGGTGTGGCGATTGCGGCAGGCCGTGTGTTTGTGACCACGGGCTTTGGCGAAGTTGTGATGCTAGATGCTGCCACTGGTGGCGAAGTCTGGACGCAAGACCTTGACGCACCCGGCGTATCTGCACCGACTGTCTTTGGCGATCTGGCCTATATCGTAGGCCGCGACGGGACTGGCTGGGCGTTGGAAGTGGACAGCGGCCGCATCCGTTGGCAGCTTTCGGCGACACCGGCGCTTGGCGTGTTTGGTGGCGGTGCAGGCGTTGCAGTTGATAGCGGCATTGCCGTGTTCCCGTTCCCGTCTGGCGAAGTCGTCGCGACATTCCCAGAAGGCGGTTTGCGTCGGTGGTCAACTGTTGTCAGCGGTGCGCGGACGGGCAGTGCTGCGGCGACGATCAGCGATATTGCGGGTGATCCCGTGATCAAAGGCAATGACGTTTACGTCGGTAACTTTGCGGGTCAGATCGTGAAACTGGACGTGTCCAACGGCGACCGGATTTGGACAGCCCAAGAAGGCGCAGTCAGCCCTGTCTGGCCTGTTGGCAATGCGGTCTTTGCGGTCAACGACCTGAACGAACTTGTCCGTTTGAACGACAGCGACGGGACACCCGTCTGGAAGGTCCAACTGCCCGGATTGCTAGAGGCTGGCACTTTCGGCAGTTCCAACGAAGTTGTGGCGCATTACGGCCCCGTCCTAGCGGGCGGACGTCTGATCGTCGCGTCGTCCGACGGGGTGATCCGGCAGTTTGATCCGGTGTCTGGCGCGCTTGTTGGGGCTATCCCGCTTGAAGGTGGTGCTGCGTCAAACCCGGTTGTTGCAGGACAGACCCTTTACGTCGTCTCGAAAACAGGGCAATTGCACGCTTTCCGGTAA
- a CDS encoding Mth938-like domain-containing protein, with protein MRLNEIQYDDSKPVDSYGPGFFRIGGQMFEGAICAFSGGVAPWGGYDDVETILTRKDDIDVVFIGTGAEIAHLPTDFRDALEEAGLGVEAMASPAACRTYNVLLSEGRRIAVALIPV; from the coding sequence ATGCGCCTGAACGAAATCCAGTATGATGATAGCAAACCAGTCGACAGCTACGGACCGGGTTTCTTTCGGATCGGCGGACAGATGTTCGAAGGGGCAATCTGTGCGTTTTCTGGTGGCGTGGCCCCGTGGGGCGGATACGACGACGTAGAAACGATCCTGACCCGCAAGGACGACATCGATGTGGTGTTTATCGGGACAGGGGCGGAAATTGCGCATCTGCCGACCGATTTCCGCGACGCATTGGAAGAGGCCGGATTGGGTGTCGAAGCGATGGCATCACCTGCCGCGTGCCGGACCTATAACGTCTTGTTGTCCGAAGGGCGCCGCATCGCGGTGGCCCTTATTCCGGTTTAA
- the der gene encoding ribosome biogenesis GTPase Der yields MSFTLAIVGRPNVGKSTLFNRLVGKKLALVDDQPGVTRDLREGAGRIADLKFTVIDSAGLEDATDDSLQGRMRRLTERAVEMADVCLFMIDARAGVLPADMVFAEILRKKNANVILAANKGEGKAADATILEAYSLGLGEPIRMSAEHGEGMGELMDVLRPIHDANAERAAADAPDVDVDVSDDDDDEVRIPTREKPLQIAVVGRPNAGKSTLINQIIGEERLLTGPEAGITRDAISVQQDWDGVPMRIFDTAGMRKKAKVQEKIEKLSVSDGLRAVKFAEVVVVLLDADIPFEQQDLRIADLAEREGRAVVIAVNKWDIEANKQEKLKELKEEFARLLPQLKGAPLVTVSAKTGKGLDRLQQAIMRAHEVWNRRATTAQLNRWLTGMLEQHPPPAPGGRRIKMRYATQVKTRPPAFVVMSSFPDLVPESYRRYLVNGLRNDFDMPGTPIRLYLRDQGDKNPYKDKKSYQPSRLSKHMATPGTTERKGRSKS; encoded by the coding sequence ATGAGCTTTACCCTCGCGATCGTGGGCCGTCCCAATGTCGGGAAATCCACTCTTTTCAACCGCTTGGTTGGGAAAAAACTGGCTTTGGTCGATGACCAACCCGGGGTAACGCGTGATTTGCGTGAAGGGGCTGGCCGGATTGCCGACCTCAAATTCACGGTGATTGATTCTGCCGGATTGGAAGATGCGACCGATGACAGCCTTCAGGGACGTATGCGTCGCCTGACCGAACGCGCTGTTGAAATGGCCGATGTGTGTCTTTTCATGATCGACGCACGGGCAGGGGTTTTGCCTGCCGATATGGTTTTCGCTGAAATCCTGCGTAAGAAAAACGCCAACGTTATTCTGGCCGCGAACAAGGGCGAAGGCAAAGCCGCTGACGCGACGATCCTCGAGGCCTATTCGCTCGGTCTTGGCGAACCGATCCGGATGTCTGCCGAACACGGTGAAGGCATGGGCGAACTGATGGACGTATTGCGTCCGATCCATGATGCGAACGCCGAACGTGCCGCCGCTGATGCGCCGGATGTTGACGTGGATGTGTCTGACGACGACGATGACGAAGTCCGCATTCCAACCCGTGAAAAGCCATTGCAAATTGCCGTTGTCGGTCGCCCGAACGCGGGTAAATCAACGCTGATCAACCAAATCATCGGTGAAGAGCGTCTGCTGACTGGTCCCGAAGCGGGTATCACGCGCGACGCGATTTCCGTCCAGCAGGACTGGGACGGTGTGCCGATGCGGATTTTTGACACCGCTGGAATGCGCAAAAAGGCGAAAGTCCAAGAGAAGATCGAAAAGCTGTCTGTCTCCGACGGGCTGCGCGCCGTAAAATTTGCCGAAGTCGTTGTGGTTCTGCTCGACGCCGACATCCCGTTTGAACAACAGGATTTGCGGATCGCCGATTTGGCGGAACGCGAAGGCCGCGCCGTTGTGATCGCTGTCAACAAGTGGGACATCGAGGCGAACAAGCAAGAAAAGCTGAAAGAGCTGAAAGAAGAATTTGCACGCCTGCTGCCGCAGCTAAAGGGCGCACCTTTGGTGACGGTCTCTGCGAAGACGGGCAAAGGGCTTGATCGTCTCCAACAAGCGATCATGCGTGCACATGAAGTATGGAACCGCCGTGCGACCACCGCGCAGTTGAACCGCTGGCTGACCGGTATGCTCGAACAGCACCCGCCGCCCGCACCAGGTGGTCGCCGCATCAAGATGCGTTATGCGACACAGGTGAAGACACGTCCGCCTGCCTTTGTGGTCATGTCGTCGTTCCCCGACCTCGTGCCCGAAAGCTATCGTCGGTATCTGGTCAACGGGCTGCGGAATGATTTCGACATGCCCGGTACGCCGATCCGACTGTACCTGCGCGATCAGGGCGACAAGAACCCGTATAAAGACAAGAAGTCCTACCAGCCGTCACGCCTGTCTAAGCATATGGCGACGCCTGGGACGACCGAGCGGAAAGGCCGCTCCAAATCATAA
- a CDS encoding tryptophan-rich sensory protein, producing the protein MIYAILTVLFTASFVISPAFTTFTGFESNQLPIPQIDPPIQPAGYAFSIWGLIYAWLVVSAVFGVWKRSDDPAWDKARPYLIASLVIGTPWLFVATQSAILATVMIIAMAVTAIIALLRAPALDQWWFRVPVGIYAGWLTAASFVSIGSTMAGYGVVFGSLGWAYIGIIGALVVGLTVYSQRPALEYLLTIVWALVGIIVANQGGEQTVLWLAQGGIAALVIVMIWSGLSARSSQASPYA; encoded by the coding sequence ATGATATATGCAATCCTCACAGTTCTTTTCACCGCGAGTTTCGTGATCTCGCCTGCTTTCACAACCTTTACAGGGTTTGAATCCAACCAACTGCCGATTCCGCAGATTGACCCACCGATTCAGCCTGCCGGTTATGCATTCAGCATCTGGGGCCTGATTTACGCGTGGTTGGTTGTGTCGGCCGTTTTTGGCGTCTGGAAACGCAGCGACGATCCCGCGTGGGACAAAGCACGCCCCTATCTGATCGCGTCGCTCGTTATCGGGACGCCGTGGTTATTTGTGGCAACGCAAAGCGCAATTCTGGCGACGGTGATGATTATCGCGATGGCGGTCACAGCGATCATTGCACTGCTGCGGGCGCCCGCGCTTGACCAGTGGTGGTTCCGCGTGCCTGTGGGCATCTATGCAGGTTGGCTGACAGCGGCGAGTTTTGTGTCCATCGGCAGCACGATGGCCGGTTATGGCGTTGTGTTCGGCAGCCTTGGCTGGGCGTACATCGGGATTATCGGTGCGTTGGTCGTGGGGCTAACTGTTTACAGTCAACGCCCCGCGCTCGAATACCTACTGACCATTGTTTGGGCGCTGGTCGGGATCATCGTTGCCAACCAAGGCGGTGAACAAACTGTGCTGTGGTTAGCCCAAGGCGGGATCGCCGCCTTGGTGATCGTTATGATTTGGAGCGGCCTTTCCGCTCGGTCGTCCCAGGCGTCGCCATATGCTTAG